One genomic segment of Ancylobacter sp. IITR112 includes these proteins:
- the hemE gene encoding uroporphyrinogen decarboxylase, protein MESSPQGASVQDEPILLQALDGRVPSRTPIWMMRQAGRYLPEYREVRAKAGDFLTLCYTPDHAVEVTLQPIRRFGFDAAILFSDILVVPHALGCPLTFAAGEGPRLSPVTTGAELAALRQTLDPDKIDRVLEAVSRIRAELPRETALLGFCGAPWTVATYMIAGRGTPDQAPARLASLTDPAFFTALIDLLVETSARYLVGQLKAGADAVQIFDSWAGVLDPESFRRWSIDPIARLVAAVRAEVPGARIIAFPKGATLSGLTEMVEATGVNAVGLDWTADRKATRYALGAKCALQGNLDPLTLIAGGAALDNAIDAILADFRGASHVFNLGHGIRPETPIAHVERMIARIRGG, encoded by the coding sequence ATGGAAAGTTCCCCCCAGGGGGCGAGCGTGCAGGACGAGCCGATCCTGCTGCAGGCGCTGGACGGGCGCGTGCCCTCCCGCACGCCGATCTGGATGATGCGCCAGGCCGGCCGCTATCTCCCGGAATATCGCGAGGTACGGGCCAAGGCCGGAGATTTCCTCACACTGTGCTACACGCCGGATCATGCCGTCGAGGTGACGCTGCAGCCGATCCGCCGCTTCGGCTTTGATGCGGCGATCCTGTTCTCCGACATTCTCGTCGTGCCGCACGCCCTCGGCTGCCCGCTGACCTTCGCGGCCGGCGAGGGCCCGCGCCTTTCCCCCGTCACCACCGGCGCGGAACTCGCCGCGCTGCGCCAGACGCTCGACCCGGACAAGATCGACCGCGTGCTGGAAGCGGTCAGCCGCATCCGCGCCGAATTGCCGCGCGAGACGGCGCTGCTCGGTTTCTGCGGCGCGCCCTGGACGGTGGCGACCTATATGATCGCCGGGCGCGGCACGCCGGACCAGGCGCCCGCCCGCCTCGCCTCGCTGACCGATCCCGCCTTTTTCACCGCGCTGATCGACCTGCTGGTGGAAACCTCCGCCCGCTATCTCGTGGGCCAGCTCAAGGCGGGCGCCGATGCGGTGCAGATTTTCGATAGCTGGGCCGGGGTGCTCGATCCCGAGAGCTTCCGCCGCTGGTCGATCGACCCGATCGCCCGCCTCGTCGCTGCCGTGCGGGCCGAGGTGCCCGGCGCGCGCATCATCGCCTTTCCCAAGGGGGCGACGCTGTCCGGCCTCACCGAGATGGTTGAGGCCACGGGCGTGAACGCGGTGGGCCTCGACTGGACCGCCGACCGCAAGGCAACGCGTTATGCGCTGGGAGCGAAATGCGCGCTGCAGGGCAATCTCGACCCGCTCACCCTGATCGCCGGCGGCGCGGCGCTCGATAACGCCATAGACGCGATCCTGGCGGATTTCCGCGGCGCCTCGCATGTGTTCAATCTCGGCCATGGCATCCGCCCGGAAACGCCCATCGCCCATGTCGAACGGATGATCGCGCGGATTCGCGGCGGTTGA
- a CDS encoding pyruvate, water dikinase regulatory protein: MTGVTDAPRASESYYHLHLVSDSTGETLISVGRAAAAQYDLKPIEHIYPLVRSHKQLDKVVQAIDECPGIVLYTLTDPELRNRLKTYCREHGVPVLSVLAPVVQLFQAYLGGAPEPRVGGQHQLDGDYFRRIDAMNFTVMHDDGQHVDGLEAADVVLLGISRSSKTPTSIYLANRGIKTANIPLVPSLPVPPGLAELKRPLVVGLLASADRVVEIRRNRLLGLNAAQAADTYTDREAVAEEIAFSRRLCARHGWPMIDVTRRSIEETAAAIIALLQERRRQQTENPNG, translated from the coding sequence ATGACCGGCGTGACTGACGCCCCCCGCGCCTCGGAGAGCTACTACCACCTGCATCTCGTCTCGGATTCCACCGGCGAGACGCTGATCAGCGTCGGCCGGGCGGCGGCGGCGCAGTATGATCTCAAGCCGATCGAGCACATCTATCCGCTGGTGCGCTCGCACAAGCAGCTCGACAAGGTGGTGCAGGCGATCGACGAATGCCCCGGCATTGTCCTCTACACCCTCACCGATCCGGAACTGCGCAACCGGCTGAAGACCTATTGCCGCGAGCATGGCGTGCCGGTGCTCTCGGTGCTGGCGCCAGTGGTGCAATTGTTCCAGGCCTATCTCGGCGGAGCGCCGGAGCCGCGTGTCGGCGGCCAGCACCAGCTCGACGGCGATTATTTCCGCCGCATCGACGCGATGAACTTCACCGTCATGCATGATGACGGCCAGCATGTGGACGGGCTGGAAGCCGCCGACGTGGTTCTGCTCGGCATTTCCCGCTCGTCGAAGACCCCGACCAGCATCTATCTCGCCAATCGCGGCATCAAGACCGCCAATATCCCGCTGGTGCCGAGCCTGCCGGTGCCGCCGGGCCTCGCCGAACTGAAGCGCCCGCTGGTGGTCGGCCTGCTCGCCAGCGCCGACCGGGTGGTGGAAATCCGCCGCAACCGGCTGCTCGGGCTCAACGCTGCCCAAGCCGCCGATACCTATACGGACCGCGAGGCGGTGGCGGAGGAGATCGCCTTCTCCCGCCGGCTCTGCGCCCGCCATGGCTGGCCGATGATCGACGTGACTCGCCGCTCGATCGAGGAGACGGCGGCGGCGATCATCGCCCTGCTGCAGGAGCGCCGGCGCCAGCAGACCGAGAATCCGAATGGTTGA
- a CDS encoding Maf family protein codes for MVETAPGNPLWRGGAPLLLASKSAARRALLDAARLPFEAMSVEVDERAVEAQAVGDGEGPAAVALTLARAKALAGAAAYPGRLVIGADQTLALGDDAFHKPADRAAAKAQIARLAGRTHSLHSAVAVAREGAVLWAAVESAHLTMRPLTEETIDAYLDAAGAAVLSSVGGYQLEGLGIHLFTRVEGDHSVILGLPLLPLLDFLRSEGLLL; via the coding sequence ATGGTTGAGACCGCACCGGGAAATCCGCTGTGGCGCGGTGGGGCGCCGCTCCTGCTCGCCTCCAAGAGCGCCGCGCGTCGCGCTTTGCTGGACGCCGCCCGCCTGCCCTTCGAGGCGATGAGCGTGGAGGTCGATGAGCGCGCCGTCGAGGCGCAGGCCGTGGGTGACGGCGAAGGCCCGGCGGCCGTCGCCCTCACTTTGGCGCGGGCGAAGGCGCTGGCGGGAGCGGCCGCCTATCCCGGCCGGCTCGTCATCGGCGCCGACCAGACGCTGGCGCTGGGCGATGACGCTTTCCACAAGCCCGCCGACCGTGCGGCGGCGAAGGCGCAGATCGCCCGGCTGGCGGGCCGTACCCATAGCCTGCACTCGGCCGTGGCGGTGGCGCGTGAGGGCGCCGTGCTGTGGGCGGCGGTGGAGAGCGCGCATCTCACCATGCGCCCGCTCACAGAGGAGACGATCGACGCCTATCTCGATGCCGCCGGCGCGGCCGTGCTCTCCAGCGTCGGTGGCTATCAGTTGGAGGGGCTGGGCATTCACCTGTTCACCCGTGTCGAGGGCGACCATTCGGTGATACTGGGTCTGCCGCTTCTGCCGCTGCTCGACTTTCTGCGCTCCGAAGGACTTCTGCTGTGA